In Xanthomonas theicola, a single genomic region encodes these proteins:
- a CDS encoding flagellin, with translation MAQVINTNVMSLNAQRNLNTTSSSLATTIQRLSSGLRINSAKDDAAGLAISERFTTQIRGLDVASRNANDGISLAQTAEGAMVEMGNNLQRIRELSVQSSNATNSSTDRQALNSEVKQLTAEIDRVANQTSFNGTKLLDGSFSGALFQVGADAGQTIGINTIVDSRVNSLGKAGFAATQTGSAALASGTATASGSFSGMSVNGVNIASVAVAVGDAGTDVSKKIAAAINDKLDQTGVYASVDSTTGALKLESLKAGKDFSFTAGSATGATGITFSNAGISASATAVAGTSNTLSDLDISTFQGAQKALEIVDKALTAVNSSRADMGAVQNRFTSTIANLSSTSENLSASRSRIRDTDYAKETAELTRTQILQQAGTAMLAQAKSVPQNVLSLLQ, from the coding sequence ATGGCACAGGTCATCAACACCAACGTTATGTCGCTGAACGCTCAGCGCAACCTCAACACCACCAGCTCCAGCCTGGCGACGACGATCCAGCGTCTGTCCTCGGGCCTGCGCATCAACAGCGCGAAGGACGACGCCGCCGGTCTGGCGATCTCCGAGCGTTTCACCACCCAGATCCGCGGCCTGGACGTCGCCTCGCGCAACGCCAACGACGGCATCTCGCTGGCGCAGACCGCCGAAGGCGCGATGGTCGAAATGGGCAACAACCTGCAGCGCATCCGCGAACTGTCGGTGCAGTCGTCCAACGCCACCAACTCGTCCACCGACCGCCAGGCGCTGAACTCGGAAGTCAAGCAGCTGACCGCCGAAATCGACCGCGTCGCCAACCAGACCAGCTTCAACGGCACCAAGCTGCTGGACGGTTCGTTCTCCGGCGCGCTGTTCCAGGTCGGCGCCGATGCCGGCCAGACCATCGGCATCAACACCATCGTCGACTCCAGGGTCAATTCGCTGGGCAAGGCCGGCTTCGCCGCCACCCAGACCGGCTCGGCGGCCCTGGCCTCCGGCACCGCGACCGCCAGCGGCAGCTTCTCGGGCATGTCGGTCAACGGCGTCAACATCGCCTCGGTCGCAGTGGCGGTCGGCGACGCCGGTACCGACGTCTCCAAGAAGATCGCCGCCGCGATCAACGACAAGCTGGACCAGACCGGCGTCTACGCCTCGGTCGACAGCACCACCGGCGCGTTGAAGCTGGAATCGCTGAAGGCCGGCAAGGACTTCTCGTTCACCGCGGGCTCGGCCACCGGCGCCACCGGCATCACCTTCAGCAACGCCGGCATCAGCGCCTCGGCCACCGCCGTCGCCGGCACCAGCAACACCTTGAGCGACCTGGACATCTCCACCTTCCAGGGGGCGCAGAAGGCGCTGGAAATCGTCGACAAGGCGCTGACCGCGGTCAACTCCTCGCGCGCCGACATGGGTGCGGTGCAGAACCGCTTCACCTCGACCATCGCCAACCTGAGCTCCACCTCGGAGAACCTGTCGGCCTCGCGCAGCCGCATCCGCGACACCGACTACGCCAAGGAAACCGCCGAGCTGACCCGCACGCAGATCCTGCAGCAGGCCGGTACCGCGATGCTGGCGCAGGCCAAGTCGGTCCCACAGAACGTGTTGAGCCTGCTGCAGTAA
- the flgL gene encoding flagellar hook-associated protein FlgL, whose translation MSSNRISTGMMYSQSVNNMLGKQAKISHLEQQLASGKRLVTAADDPVASGTAVNLDRAVAELARFGDNANNIQNRLGLQENALSQTGDLMARVNDLTVQANSSALTNDDRKAIASELKSLHASLLSLSNSTDGSGRYLFGGTADASAPFAVVDGKVVYSGDQTQRSVEVAPDTQVADALPGSEIFMRIRTGDGTVDAHAASGNTGTGLLLNFSRDAGSGSWNGGSYSVAFTAADAYEVRDGSGAVVKTGTYKAGEDISFAGLKMRVDGAPAVGDSFQIGASTNKDVFSTITNLVNALSSDPVTAADKAALQNTLQSSMRDIGQASAKMIDARAAGGAQLAAIDNAAELRASNEVTLKTTLSSLRDLDYADAIGQYQLEQAALKAAQTIFTQMQSMSLFNKLG comes from the coding sequence ATGAGCAGCAACCGCATTTCCACTGGCATGATGTACAGCCAGTCGGTCAACAACATGCTGGGCAAGCAGGCCAAGATCTCGCACTTGGAACAGCAGCTCGCCAGCGGCAAGCGCCTGGTCACCGCCGCCGACGATCCGGTCGCCTCCGGCACCGCGGTCAACCTGGACCGCGCGGTGGCCGAACTGGCGCGTTTCGGCGACAACGCCAACAACATACAGAACCGCCTGGGCCTGCAGGAGAACGCGCTGTCCCAGACCGGCGACCTGATGGCCCGGGTCAACGACCTGACGGTGCAGGCGAACAGTTCGGCCTTGACCAACGACGACCGCAAGGCGATCGCCTCGGAGCTGAAGTCGCTGCACGCCAGCCTGCTGAGCCTGTCCAACAGCACCGACGGCAGCGGCCGCTACCTGTTCGGCGGCACCGCCGATGCCAGCGCGCCGTTTGCGGTGGTCGACGGCAAGGTGGTCTACAGTGGCGACCAGACCCAGCGCAGCGTGGAAGTGGCGCCGGACACGCAGGTCGCCGACGCCCTGCCCGGCAGCGAGATCTTCATGCGCATCCGCACCGGCGACGGCACCGTCGACGCGCACGCGGCCAGCGGCAATACCGGCACCGGCCTGCTGCTGAATTTCAGCCGCGACGCCGGCTCCGGCAGCTGGAACGGCGGCAGCTACAGCGTTGCGTTCACCGCCGCCGACGCCTATGAGGTGCGCGACGGCAGCGGCGCCGTGGTCAAGACCGGCACCTACAAGGCCGGCGAGGACATCAGCTTCGCTGGCCTGAAGATGCGCGTGGACGGTGCACCGGCGGTCGGCGACAGCTTCCAGATCGGCGCCTCGACCAACAAGGACGTGTTCTCCACCATCACCAATCTGGTCAACGCGCTGAGCTCCGATCCGGTCACCGCCGCCGACAAGGCCGCGCTGCAGAACACCCTGCAGTCGTCGATGCGCGACATCGGCCAGGCCTCGGCGAAGATGATCGACGCACGCGCCGCCGGCGGCGCGCAGTTGGCCGCGATCGACAATGCCGCCGAGCTGCGCGCCTCCAACGAGGTGACGCTGAAGACGACCCTGTCTTCGCTGCGCGACCTGGATTACGCCGATGCGATCGGCCAGTACCAGCTGGAACAGGCCGCGCTCAAGGCGGCGCAGACCATCTTCACCCAGATGCAGTCGATGTCCCTGTTCAACAAACTCGGCTGA
- the flgK gene encoding flagellar hook-associated protein FlgK: MSVLSTGTNALIAFQRALATVSHNVANINTDGYSRQRASFATTTPTQYGSNYIGNGTKITDIARVADQLATSRLLDSGGELARLKQLSNLSGRVDTLFSDTATNIAGQWSKFFDATTGLSSNASATASRQNLLDGAGSLVTRFKQLNGQMDALASEVNNGLLSGTTEANRLAAEVARVNGQIGNNAASAAPDLLDRRDQLIGQLIGYTGGTAVQQDGGAINVYTAGGQALVVGTTASTLTTVTDPYQPGRLQVALQAQGTTIALGGNALGGQIGGLLEFRSNVLDPTKAELGRIATGLAVTYNQQHKAGVDLYGNMGGDFFSLGAPSVNASSANTGNAKIAASVGDLSKLNGQNLLLKFDGTNWTARHADTGANVPMTGTGTAADPFMVDGVALQMSGSAAAGDTFLLQPTANAVTGMAVAITDPSRIAAASPVSASTTLGNKGTGKLSDLRVVDANNANLRTPAAIAFTGANQYTVNGAGPFPYTAGQTISANGWSLTLDGAPVAGDSFAVGPTGAGSSNNGNALILSNLDDAKAFNGGTITLNGAVSGLTTTIGSAARQAAYAADAQDVIHTNAQDARDSISGVNLDEEASDMLRLQQAYQAASHLISTADTMFQSILSAIR, encoded by the coding sequence ATGTCCGTCCTTTCCACCGGCACCAACGCCCTGATCGCCTTCCAGCGCGCCCTGGCGACGGTCAGCCACAACGTCGCCAACATCAACACCGACGGCTACAGCCGGCAGCGGGCCTCCTTCGCCACCACCACGCCGACCCAGTACGGCTCGAACTACATCGGCAACGGCACCAAGATCACCGACATCGCCCGTGTCGCCGACCAACTGGCGACGTCGCGGCTGCTGGACAGCGGCGGCGAGCTGGCGCGACTGAAGCAGCTGTCGAACCTGTCCGGCCGCGTCGACACGCTTTTTTCCGATACCGCGACCAACATCGCCGGGCAGTGGTCCAAATTCTTCGACGCCACCACCGGACTGTCCTCCAACGCCTCGGCCACCGCCTCCCGGCAGAACCTGCTGGACGGCGCCGGCTCGCTGGTGACCCGGTTCAAGCAGCTCAACGGGCAGATGGACGCGCTCGCCAGCGAGGTCAACAACGGCCTGCTGTCCGGCACCACCGAGGCCAATCGCCTGGCCGCCGAGGTGGCCCGGGTCAATGGCCAGATCGGCAACAACGCCGCCAGCGCTGCGCCGGACCTGCTCGACCGCCGCGATCAGTTGATCGGCCAGTTGATCGGCTACACCGGCGGCACCGCGGTCCAGCAGGACGGTGGCGCGATCAACGTCTATACCGCCGGTGGTCAGGCGCTGGTGGTCGGCACCACCGCCTCCACCCTGACCACGGTCACCGACCCCTACCAGCCGGGGCGTCTGCAGGTCGCACTGCAGGCGCAGGGCACCACGATCGCCCTGGGCGGCAACGCGCTGGGCGGGCAGATCGGCGGCCTGCTCGAGTTCCGCAGCAACGTGCTGGACCCGACCAAGGCCGAACTGGGCCGCATCGCCACCGGCCTGGCGGTCACCTACAACCAGCAGCACAAGGCCGGCGTGGATTTGTACGGCAACATGGGCGGCGATTTCTTCTCGCTGGGCGCACCCAGCGTCAACGCCAGCAGCGCCAACACCGGCAACGCCAAGATCGCCGCCAGCGTCGGCGACCTGAGCAAGCTCAACGGGCAGAATCTGCTGCTGAAGTTCGACGGCACCAATTGGACCGCCCGCCACGCCGACACCGGCGCCAACGTGCCCATGACCGGCACCGGCACCGCCGCCGACCCGTTCATGGTCGACGGAGTGGCGCTGCAGATGTCCGGCAGTGCGGCAGCCGGCGACACGTTCCTGCTGCAACCCACCGCCAACGCCGTCACCGGCATGGCGGTGGCGATCACCGACCCGTCGCGCATCGCCGCGGCCTCGCCGGTCAGCGCAAGCACCACCCTGGGCAACAAGGGCACCGGCAAGCTCAGCGACCTGCGCGTCGTCGATGCCAACAACGCCAACCTGCGCACGCCGGCCGCCATCGCCTTCACCGGCGCCAACCAGTACACCGTCAACGGTGCAGGACCATTTCCCTATACCGCCGGACAGACCATCAGCGCCAACGGCTGGAGCCTGACCCTGGATGGCGCGCCGGTCGCCGGCGACAGCTTCGCGGTCGGCCCCACCGGTGCCGGCTCCAGCAACAACGGCAATGCGCTGATCCTGTCCAATCTGGACGACGCCAAAGCGTTCAACGGCGGCACCATCACCCTCAACGGCGCGGTGTCCGGCCTGACCACCACGATCGGCTCGGCGGCGCGGCAGGCCGCGTACGCAGCCGACGCCCAGGATGTGATCCACACCAACGCGCAGGACGCGCGCGACTCGATCTCCGGCGTCAACCTGGACGAGGAAGCGTCGGACATGTTGCGCCTGCAGCAGGCCTACCAGGCCGCATCGCACCTGATCTCCACCGCCGACACCATGTTCCAGTCCATCCTGAGTGCGATCCGATGA
- a CDS encoding glucosaminidase domain-containing protein, which produces MRISASPIELNATTQNDPARIDKVSRQLEGQFANLLVKSMRDASFGDSLFPGENQTFRDMYDQQMAKALTEGKGLGLAAMIARQLGGGSAAAQLPNTSIGAAQAAKAYSLVSGQRAGANSAAAGASALADAGAAASTAAGAWSGMDATDAPQRQVARVLDLIAGRETSAMHDALGTSPADGSATPAWTGADDRWSDLAVAAADDGADIDASATTAANAAAASLGERTPEGFVAQIWNHAQKAAKELGVDARALVAQAALETGWGRRGISRGDGASANNLFGIKATGWSGERVTTGTHEYVDGVKQSQTADFRAYASPAESFADYVRLLKTNPRYQQALNAGTDIRGFAQGLQRAGYATDPSYAAKIAAIAGGPTIGRAVAAIGSAAASGIERVFASNSDPSSTVRR; this is translated from the coding sequence ATGCGTATCTCGGCCTCTCCCATCGAACTGAACGCGACCACCCAGAACGATCCTGCCCGGATCGACAAGGTGTCGCGCCAGTTGGAAGGACAGTTCGCGAACCTGCTCGTCAAGAGCATGCGCGACGCCAGCTTCGGCGATTCCCTGTTCCCGGGCGAGAACCAGACCTTCCGCGACATGTACGACCAGCAGATGGCCAAGGCGCTGACCGAGGGCAAGGGGCTGGGCCTGGCGGCGATGATCGCCAGGCAGCTGGGCGGCGGCAGCGCCGCCGCCCAGCTGCCCAACACCTCGATCGGCGCCGCGCAGGCAGCCAAGGCGTATTCGCTGGTGTCCGGCCAGCGCGCCGGCGCCAACTCCGCGGCCGCCGGCGCATCCGCGCTGGCCGATGCCGGCGCAGCGGCCAGCACCGCCGCCGGTGCCTGGAGCGGCATGGACGCGACGGACGCTCCGCAACGCCAGGTCGCGCGCGTGCTCGACCTGATCGCCGGCCGCGAGACCAGCGCGATGCACGACGCGCTGGGCACCAGCCCCGCCGACGGCAGTGCCACGCCGGCGTGGACCGGCGCCGACGACCGCTGGTCGGACCTGGCGGTCGCCGCGGCCGACGACGGCGCCGACATCGACGCCAGCGCCACCACGGCCGCCAATGCCGCCGCGGCCAGCCTCGGCGAACGCACTCCGGAAGGTTTCGTCGCGCAGATCTGGAACCACGCGCAGAAGGCCGCCAAGGAGCTGGGCGTGGATGCGCGGGCGCTGGTCGCACAGGCCGCGCTGGAGACCGGCTGGGGACGCCGCGGCATTTCCCGCGGCGACGGCGCCAGTGCCAACAACCTGTTCGGGATCAAGGCCACCGGCTGGAGCGGCGAACGCGTCACCACCGGCACCCACGAGTACGTCGACGGGGTCAAGCAGTCGCAGACCGCCGACTTCCGCGCCTACGCCTCGCCGGCCGAGAGCTTCGCCGACTACGTGCGCCTGTTGAAGACCAATCCGCGCTACCAGCAGGCGCTGAACGCCGGCACCGACATCCGCGGCTTCGCCCAGGGCCTGCAGCGCGCGGGCTACGCCACCGATCCTTCCTATGCGGCCAAGATCGCCGCCATCGCCGGCGGCCCGACCATCGGCCGCGCCGTCGCCGCGATCGGCAGCGCCGCGGCCAGCGGCATCGAGCGCGTGTTCGCCAGCAACTCCGATCCGTCCAGCACCGTCCGCCGCTGA
- a CDS encoding flagellar basal body P-ring protein FlgI: MNLLSLSCRLLAAFALCAGLAAPAAAERIKDLAQVGGVRGNALVGYGLVVGLDGSGDRTSQAPFTVQSLKNMLGELGVNVPSNVNPQLKNVAAVAIHAELPPFAKPGQPIDITVSSIGNAVSLRGGSLLMAPLKGADGQVYAIAQGSLIVGGFGAQGKDGSRISVNVPSVGRIPNGATVERALPDVFGSSGEITLNLHQNDFTTVSRMVAALENTFGPGSAHAIDGGTVAVRSPTDPSARIGLLARIENVELSPGAAPAKVVVNARTGTVVIGAQVRVSPAAISHGSLTVTISEGTQVSQPNALSNGQTVAAPKSTITATNEGSRMFKFEGGTSLDQIVRAVNEVGAAPGDLIAILEALKQAGALSAELEVI; the protein is encoded by the coding sequence ATGAACCTTCTGTCCCTGTCCTGCCGCCTGCTCGCCGCGTTCGCGCTGTGCGCCGGCCTGGCCGCCCCGGCCGCCGCCGAACGCATCAAGGACCTGGCCCAGGTCGGCGGCGTGCGCGGCAACGCGCTGGTCGGCTACGGCCTGGTGGTGGGCCTGGACGGCAGCGGCGACCGCACCAGCCAGGCACCCTTCACCGTGCAGAGCCTGAAGAACATGCTCGGCGAGCTGGGCGTCAACGTGCCGTCGAACGTCAATCCGCAGCTGAAGAACGTGGCCGCGGTGGCGATCCATGCCGAACTGCCGCCGTTCGCCAAGCCCGGCCAGCCGATCGACATCACCGTGTCCTCGATCGGCAACGCCGTGTCGCTGCGCGGCGGCTCGCTGCTGATGGCGCCGCTGAAGGGCGCCGACGGCCAGGTCTACGCGATCGCCCAGGGCAGCCTGATCGTCGGCGGCTTCGGCGCGCAGGGCAAGGACGGCTCGCGGATCTCGGTGAACGTGCCCAGCGTCGGCCGCATCCCCAACGGCGCCACGGTGGAACGCGCGCTGCCGGACGTGTTCGGCAGCAGCGGCGAGATCACCCTGAACCTGCACCAGAACGATTTCACCACGGTGTCGCGGATGGTCGCGGCGCTGGAGAACACTTTCGGCCCCGGCAGCGCGCACGCCATCGACGGCGGCACCGTCGCGGTGCGTTCGCCGACCGACCCGAGCGCGCGCATCGGCCTGCTGGCACGCATCGAGAACGTGGAACTGTCGCCGGGCGCGGCGCCGGCCAAGGTGGTGGTCAACGCCCGCACCGGCACCGTGGTGATCGGCGCGCAGGTGCGGGTCAGCCCGGCGGCGATCTCGCACGGCTCGCTGACCGTCACCATCAGCGAAGGCACCCAGGTCAGCCAGCCCAACGCGCTGAGCAACGGCCAGACCGTGGCCGCGCCGAAATCGACCATCACCGCCACCAACGAAGGCAGCCGCATGTTCAAGTTCGAGGGCGGCACCTCGCTGGACCAGATCGTGCGCGCGGTCAACGAAGTCGGCGCCGCGCCGGGCGACCTGATCGCGATCCTGGAAGCACTGAAGCAGGCCGGCGCGCTGAGCGCGGAGCTGGAGGTGATCTGA
- the flgH gene encoding flagellar basal body L-ring protein FlgH has product MSRPSSLSLIAALVLPALLGGCAGLGVAAGDVRPYAPMAPIVPVVAQPVQPSAGAIYAAGPGLSLYADRRARDVGDLLTITLVESTNASSTANTSITKKDAVTMATPTLLGAPLTVNGVNVLKNSTSGDRSFAGKGNTAQSNTMQGSVTVTVMQRLPNGNLVIQGQKNLRLNQGDELVQVQGIVRAADIAPDNTIPSSKVADARIAYGGRGAVAQSNAMGWLSRFFNSRIAPY; this is encoded by the coding sequence ATGTCGCGTCCATCCTCTCTTTCCCTCATCGCAGCGCTGGTCCTGCCCGCGCTGCTCGGCGGCTGCGCCGGCCTCGGCGTCGCCGCCGGCGACGTGCGCCCGTATGCGCCGATGGCGCCGATCGTGCCGGTGGTGGCACAGCCGGTGCAGCCCAGCGCAGGCGCGATCTACGCCGCCGGCCCGGGCCTGTCGCTGTATGCGGACCGGCGCGCCCGCGACGTCGGCGACCTGCTGACCATCACCCTGGTCGAAAGCACCAACGCCAGTTCCACCGCCAATACCAGCATCACCAAGAAGGACGCGGTGACGATGGCCACGCCGACCCTGCTCGGCGCGCCGCTGACGGTCAACGGCGTCAACGTGCTCAAAAATTCCACCAGCGGCGACCGCAGCTTCGCCGGCAAGGGCAACACCGCGCAGAGCAACACCATGCAGGGCAGCGTCACCGTCACCGTGATGCAGCGCCTGCCCAACGGCAACCTGGTGATCCAGGGGCAGAAGAACCTGCGCCTGAACCAGGGCGACGAGCTGGTGCAGGTACAAGGCATCGTCCGCGCCGCCGACATCGCGCCGGACAACACCATTCCGTCCAGCAAGGTCGCCGACGCGCGCATCGCCTACGGCGGCCGCGGCGCCGTCGCCCAATCCAACGCGATGGGTTGGCTGAGCCGCTTCTTCAACTCGCGCATCGCGCCGTACTGA
- the flgG gene encoding flagellar basal-body rod protein FlgG: MNQALWVAKTGLDAQQTRMSVVSNNLANTNTTGFKRDRASFEDLLYQQVRQPGGATSAQTQLPSGLQLGTGVRVVATSKDFEQGNPQQTGRALDVMVNGRGFFEVQMPDGTSAYTRDGSFQINAQGELVTNSGYAVQPGIQVPEGAQSLTIGTDGTVSVQVAGTAAALQIGSLTLSDFINPSGLQAKGGNLYAETAASGPAQAGTPGLNGLGTTVQASLEGSNVNVVEELVSMIETQRAYEMNAKAISTTDSMLGYLNNNV; encoded by the coding sequence ATGAATCAGGCTTTGTGGGTCGCCAAGACCGGACTGGATGCGCAGCAGACGCGCATGTCGGTCGTGTCCAACAACCTGGCCAACACCAATACCACCGGCTTCAAGCGCGATCGCGCCAGCTTCGAGGACCTGCTGTACCAGCAGGTTCGCCAGCCTGGCGGCGCGACCTCGGCGCAGACCCAACTGCCGTCGGGCCTGCAGCTCGGCACCGGCGTGCGCGTGGTCGCCACCTCCAAGGATTTCGAGCAGGGCAACCCGCAGCAGACCGGGCGCGCGCTGGACGTGATGGTCAACGGCCGCGGCTTCTTCGAAGTGCAGATGCCCGACGGCACTTCGGCCTACACCCGCGACGGCAGCTTCCAGATCAATGCGCAGGGCGAGCTGGTCACCAACAGCGGCTATGCGGTGCAGCCCGGCATCCAGGTCCCGGAAGGCGCGCAGTCGCTGACCATCGGCACCGACGGCACGGTCAGCGTGCAGGTCGCCGGCACCGCCGCGGCGCTGCAGATCGGGTCGTTGACGCTGAGCGATTTCATCAATCCCTCGGGCCTGCAGGCCAAGGGCGGAAACCTGTACGCCGAAACCGCCGCCTCCGGCCCGGCGCAGGCCGGCACGCCCGGCCTCAACGGCCTCGGCACCACCGTGCAGGCCTCGCTGGAAGGCAGCAACGTCAACGTGGTCGAAGAGCTGGTCAGCATGATCGAGACCCAGCGCGCCTACGAGATGAACGCCAAGGCGATCTCCACCACCGATTCGATGCTCGGCTATCTGAACAACAACGTCTGA
- a CDS encoding flagellar basal body rod protein FlgF, with protein MDKALYVAMTGARASLQAQGTVSHNLANVDTAGFKAALANTEAFRIKGAGYPSRIDALHIDQGFNRDVGTQQVTGNALDVSFSADNWLAVQASDGKEAYTRGGELALTPNGQLVTSSGRAVLDDQGNPMAIPPHQALEIGEDGSVSIVPLGEGPQAMTVVGKMKVVQAPAERLERRPDGLMRNISDDPTQAFALATGTAVHTGALEGSNVDAAGALVQMIQLQRQFEMQVKVIKHGDENAQSANTMLRLNG; from the coding sequence ATGGACAAAGCACTCTACGTCGCCATGACCGGCGCCCGCGCTTCGCTGCAGGCGCAGGGCACGGTGTCGCACAATCTGGCCAATGTCGACACCGCCGGCTTCAAGGCGGCGCTGGCCAATACCGAGGCGTTCCGCATCAAGGGCGCCGGTTATCCGTCGCGGATCGACGCGCTGCACATCGACCAGGGCTTCAATCGCGACGTCGGCACCCAGCAGGTGACCGGCAATGCGCTGGACGTGTCGTTCAGCGCCGACAACTGGCTGGCGGTGCAGGCCAGCGACGGCAAGGAGGCGTACACGCGCGGTGGCGAACTGGCGCTGACGCCGAACGGCCAGCTGGTCACCTCCAGCGGCCGCGCGGTGCTCGACGACCAGGGCAATCCGATGGCGATCCCGCCGCACCAGGCGCTGGAGATCGGCGAAGACGGCTCGGTGTCGATCGTGCCGCTGGGCGAAGGCCCGCAGGCGATGACCGTGGTCGGCAAGATGAAGGTGGTGCAGGCGCCGGCCGAACGCCTGGAACGCCGCCCCGACGGGCTGATGCGCAACATCAGCGACGATCCCACCCAGGCCTTCGCCCTGGCCACCGGCACCGCGGTCCACACCGGCGCGCTGGAAGGCAGCAACGTCGATGCGGCCGGCGCGCTGGTGCAGATGATCCAGCTGCAGCGCCAGTTCGAAATGCAGGTGAAGGTGATCAAGCACGGCGACGAGAACGCGCAGTCGGCCAACACCATGCTGCGCCTGAACGGCTAA
- the flgE gene encoding flagellar hook protein FlgE, producing MGFNTSLSGLKAANSDLNVTANNIANVNTTGFKESRAEFADLFSTTGYGLARNAIGAGVRVSNVAQQFSQGNVDPTGRSLDLAIQGEGFFTLTNNGAKVYSRAGNFQTDANGYVVNPQGARLQVFPPAANGNGFAVGTLSDLQLLTTDSAPKQTNTENLMFTLPGNAKAPTVAPFNPADAKSYNHSTGGVTVFDSLGVSHTQTSYFVKTGSANQWQVYNYVDGAAVGAPSTLQFSDSGALIAPANGKIALGAFTPVTGAGTLNLTLDVTGSTQYGEAFALRDARQDGYASGKLTSISIDANGVVYARYSNNADKALGQVAMTNFVNPQGLSSLGDNVWAESSASGNARIGAPATSDFGGIQSGALESSTVDLTEQLVNMIVAQRNFQANSQMISTQDQVTQTIINIR from the coding sequence ATGGGTTTCAATACTTCGCTGTCCGGTCTCAAAGCGGCCAACTCCGACCTCAACGTCACCGCCAACAACATCGCCAACGTCAACACCACCGGCTTCAAGGAATCCCGCGCGGAATTCGCCGACCTGTTCTCGACCACCGGCTACGGCCTGGCGCGCAACGCGATCGGTGCCGGCGTGCGGGTCAGCAACGTCGCCCAGCAGTTCTCGCAGGGCAACGTCGATCCGACCGGGCGCAGCCTGGATCTGGCGATCCAGGGCGAGGGCTTCTTCACCCTGACCAACAACGGCGCCAAGGTCTATTCGCGCGCGGGCAACTTCCAGACCGACGCCAACGGCTACGTGGTCAATCCGCAGGGCGCCCGGCTGCAGGTGTTCCCGCCGGCCGCCAACGGCAACGGCTTCGCGGTCGGCACGCTGAGCGACCTGCAGTTGCTGACCACCGACAGCGCGCCGAAACAGACCAATACCGAGAACCTGATGTTCACCCTGCCCGGCAACGCCAAGGCTCCGACCGTGGCCCCGTTCAATCCTGCCGACGCCAAGAGCTACAACCACTCCACCGGCGGCGTCACCGTCTTCGATTCGTTGGGCGTCAGCCATACCCAGACCTCGTACTTCGTCAAGACCGGCAGCGCCAACCAATGGCAGGTCTACAACTACGTCGACGGCGCCGCGGTCGGCGCGCCAAGTACGCTGCAGTTCTCCGACAGCGGTGCGCTCATCGCCCCCGCCAACGGCAAGATCGCACTGGGCGCGTTCACTCCCGTCACCGGCGCCGGCACGCTCAACCTGACCCTGGACGTGACCGGCTCGACCCAGTACGGCGAGGCATTCGCGCTGCGCGACGCGCGCCAGGACGGCTACGCCAGCGGCAAGCTCACCTCGATCAGCATCGACGCCAACGGCGTGGTCTATGCGCGCTACTCCAACAACGCCGACAAGGCGCTGGGCCAGGTCGCGATGACCAACTTCGTCAACCCGCAGGGGCTGAGTTCGCTCGGCGACAACGTGTGGGCGGAAAGCTCCGCCTCGGGCAACGCGCGCATCGGCGCGCCGGCGACCTCGGACTTCGGCGGCATCCAGTCCGGCGCGCTGGAATCCTCCACCGTCGATCTCACCGAACAACTGGTCAACATGATCGTCGCCCAGCGCAACTTCCAGGCCAACTCGCAGATGATCTCGACCCAGGACCAGGTCACGCAGACCATCATCAACATCCGTTGA